TTTTGATGGGGAGGAGGCACTTTATGCCCTAAAGGAATCCTACGGAAATGCCTATAACATTAGCGATAAGAAACTCAAAGAAATGTCGGCTTTGTTATCTAAAAAAGAGGGCTATAAGATTCTTCCGGCTTCTACTGCCGGACTGATAGGTTTATTGGAATTGGACGAAGAATTAAATTTGGAGCCCGACCGATTTGTGGCGGTGCTCACGGCAAAAAACTAAAAGATATAAAATGAAAAAAGTGATAGATGGTAAGGCCCTAGTTTATTGTGAGGGTGCCTTTAATACCCCAAATGGAAAGACAGCGCATGGCTTGGTAAGATTTACGGAACGGTACGAAGTGGTAGGGGTTTTGGATAACAAATACCACGGTAAAGATGCAGGGGATGTGTTGGACGGTAGACCAAATGGAATCCCAATTTTTAAGGATATTGAAACGGCGGTGGAAGAATTAAGTGCCGTTGACAACCTACCCAGTTATTTGGTAATCGGTCTTGCCCCGGATGGTGGCCGTCTACCAAAAGAGGCCAAGGGTACTATTAGGAAAGCTTTACAAAAAGGGTGGAATGTTGATAGTGGTCTGCACGATTTTCTTACGAACGATGCGGATTTAGTTGCGATAGCCCAAGCAAATAATTGTCAAATAAGGGACATCCGCAAAACTCCGGATAGGGACAAGCTGCATTTTTTTACCGGTGCTATTGAAAAGGTTGATTGTTTAAAACTGGCTGTGTTGGGAACTGATTCTGCTCTTGGAAAACGAACAACCGCGTGGTTAATAGTTCACGCTTTTAGGGCTGCTGGTAAAAAGGCGGAAATGATCGGTACAGGACAGACCGGATGGATGCAAGGGGCAAAATATAGTATGGTCATGGATAGTTGTATTAACGATTTTGTTTCCGGTGAAATAGAGCATGCCGTGGTTAGTGCCTATAATAACGAAAATCCCGATGTAATCATAATTGAAGGCCAGGGCAGCTTAATGAATCCGGCATATCCCGGAGGATTTGAAATACTGGCTGCCGGTCGCCCGGATTATGTGATTTTACAGCATGCACCCAAGCGTTTGGAATACGATGGTTTCCCTGGTTACAAGATGCATTCCTTAAAGGAGCAGATAAATGCGATACAAGTTATCTCTGGCAAGGAAGTTATTGCCATAACCGTTAATCATGAAGGAATGTCCAAAGATGAGATTCCGGAGGCCTGTAAAAAAATAACCTTAGAAACAAAACTTCCGGCTTTTGATGTGTTGGAGTACGGAGCTAAGGAATTGGTGGATCTGTTGATGGAAAAATTGAAATGAGAATCACAAAA
This sequence is a window from Maribacter aestuarii. Protein-coding genes within it:
- a CDS encoding DUF1611 domain-containing protein, translating into MKKVIDGKALVYCEGAFNTPNGKTAHGLVRFTERYEVVGVLDNKYHGKDAGDVLDGRPNGIPIFKDIETAVEELSAVDNLPSYLVIGLAPDGGRLPKEAKGTIRKALQKGWNVDSGLHDFLTNDADLVAIAQANNCQIRDIRKTPDRDKLHFFTGAIEKVDCLKLAVLGTDSALGKRTTAWLIVHAFRAAGKKAEMIGTGQTGWMQGAKYSMVMDSCINDFVSGEIEHAVVSAYNNENPDVIIIEGQGSLMNPAYPGGFEILAAGRPDYVILQHAPKRLEYDGFPGYKMHSLKEQINAIQVISGKEVIAITVNHEGMSKDEIPEACKKITLETKLPAFDVLEYGAKELVDLLMEKLK